The following proteins are encoded in a genomic region of Vibrio taketomensis:
- a CDS encoding nitrogenase-stabilizing/protective protein NifW, with protein MNNDIQQKIASFTTIEQALDYFEIGYDSKFIEQNRIELVKRFNGYLILQKPEDWFAARRALKNAYCKIQRSRLDKHTRQACRGCTTCQRR; from the coding sequence ATGAACAACGATATTCAGCAAAAAATCGCCAGTTTTACCACAATCGAGCAAGCACTCGACTATTTCGAGATTGGTTATGACAGCAAGTTTATTGAGCAAAATAGAATTGAGTTGGTGAAGCGTTTTAATGGCTATTTGATTTTGCAAAAGCCTGAGGATTGGTTTGCGGCGCGTCGTGCACTGAAAAACGCCTATTGTAAGATTCAGCGTTCGCGTTTAGATAAGCATACTCGCCAAGCGTGTCGCGGTTGTACCACCTGCCAAAGACGTTAG
- a CDS encoding alpha/beta hydrolase produces MSEKIYFNTSTKFSFKRTLVNLSTRLHHRVAPRHAERTAHKLLLTPVRTKPKNQSPQGIVKGYVESKEGKLTTYSLGSGPVWVLTHGWSGSASQFFPLMEHIASRGYTALAYDHPAHGESEGAFGHIPAFVNGLDAILDSVDDVAGLIGHSMGTASAIECRHAKLVDKPLLLIAPVLDYLDNLFGSVSRSGYSMRLFNAVVDKLQQGYNYPLHSIDPYNKLKLRQSATIIVHDEADKFTKFSVSQRAAQEMENVSLVATQGQGHGRVMKCDQVMSSFDKLVSKS; encoded by the coding sequence ATGAGTGAGAAGATTTATTTTAATACCTCAACTAAGTTCAGTTTTAAACGAACCTTAGTGAATCTTTCAACCCGATTGCATCACCGCGTCGCACCAAGGCACGCTGAGCGTACAGCACATAAGTTGTTACTGACTCCGGTTAGAACCAAACCTAAAAACCAATCTCCTCAGGGTATAGTTAAAGGTTACGTGGAGTCGAAAGAAGGTAAGCTGACGACTTATTCTTTGGGCTCGGGCCCCGTATGGGTATTAACTCATGGCTGGTCAGGTTCAGCGAGTCAGTTTTTCCCTTTAATGGAGCATATTGCCTCACGTGGTTACACCGCATTAGCTTATGACCATCCCGCTCATGGTGAGAGCGAAGGGGCGTTTGGGCATATTCCAGCATTTGTAAACGGTTTAGATGCGATTCTCGATAGCGTTGATGATGTGGCAGGTCTAATTGGACATAGCATGGGGACAGCATCTGCGATTGAATGTCGTCACGCGAAGCTGGTGGATAAGCCGCTATTGTTGATTGCTCCAGTGCTGGATTACCTCGATAACTTGTTTGGTAGTGTATCGCGTTCAGGTTATTCCATGCGTTTGTTCAACGCGGTGGTCGATAAATTGCAGCAAGGTTACAACTACCCATTACACTCAATTGATCCCTACAATAAATTGAAGTTACGCCAATCTGCGACCATTATTGTTCACGATGAAGCCGATAAATTCACCAAGTTTTCCGTCTCGCAAAGAGCAGCGCAAGAAATGGAAAATGTGTCGTTGGTGGCAACACAAGGTCAGGGACACGGACGAGTCATGAAATGCGATCAGGTAATGAGTAGTTTTGATAAGTTAGTAAGTAAATCATAA
- a CDS encoding SLC13 family permease, with protein MNRNDSVPLPNNTREWLINRNSLIILADIALFLTLYFTLPYEPQVVLGLSMLVFVAILWLTEALHVTVTAILVPIMAVLFGVFNTQTALNNFANSIIFLFLGGFALAAAMHRQGLDKVIADKVLIVAKGKMSVAVFMLFGVTAALSMWISNTATTAMMLPLVLGVLSKVNEESGHQTYVFVLLGIAYSASIGGIATIVGSPPNAIAAAEVGLTFTEWMSFGLPTAAILLPLAIIVLHMMLKPDLKGQFELNHAPIEWDKGKVVTLLIFATTVFFWIFSKPINAMLGGYAKFDTIVALGAIVAVNFARVVHWKDIEKTADWGVLLLFGGGICLSNVLKATGTSVFLANALSESIAHLGIFFIIAVIAVFVVFLTEFASNTASAALLIPVFATVAEAFGMSPVILSVLIAVAASCAFMLPVATPPNAIVFGSGHIKQAEMMRVGVVLNVVCIAVLTVIAMLFWA; from the coding sequence ATGAATAGAAACGATAGTGTCCCTTTGCCCAACAATACCCGGGAGTGGTTAATCAACCGCAACAGCCTAATTATCCTCGCAGATATTGCGCTATTTCTTACTCTCTACTTTACGCTGCCCTATGAACCTCAAGTCGTTTTAGGGTTGAGTATGCTGGTTTTCGTCGCCATCCTCTGGTTAACCGAAGCGCTGCATGTCACCGTTACCGCAATTTTAGTTCCAATCATGGCGGTTCTTTTTGGGGTGTTTAACACCCAAACCGCACTCAACAACTTCGCCAACTCTATTATCTTCCTGTTTTTAGGCGGTTTTGCGCTGGCTGCAGCGATGCATCGGCAAGGGTTGGATAAAGTTATCGCCGATAAGGTGCTGATTGTTGCCAAAGGCAAAATGAGCGTAGCGGTGTTTATGCTATTTGGTGTTACTGCTGCGCTCTCTATGTGGATCAGTAATACTGCGACGACGGCGATGATGTTGCCATTAGTGCTAGGCGTACTTAGCAAAGTGAACGAAGAAAGCGGTCACCAAACCTATGTCTTTGTGCTGCTTGGTATCGCATACAGTGCCAGTATTGGTGGTATTGCGACCATCGTGGGTAGCCCACCAAACGCTATTGCGGCAGCGGAAGTAGGGTTAACCTTTACGGAATGGATGAGCTTTGGCTTGCCAACCGCTGCGATTTTATTACCGTTGGCGATCATTGTGTTACACATGATGTTAAAGCCAGATCTAAAAGGCCAATTTGAGTTAAACCACGCTCCTATCGAGTGGGATAAAGGCAAAGTGGTTACGCTACTTATTTTTGCTACCACGGTTTTCTTCTGGATTTTCAGTAAACCAATTAATGCCATGTTAGGTGGTTACGCTAAATTCGACACAATTGTGGCATTAGGTGCGATTGTTGCCGTTAACTTTGCACGCGTTGTGCATTGGAAAGATATCGAAAAAACGGCCGACTGGGGCGTATTGTTATTGTTTGGTGGTGGTATTTGTTTGAGTAACGTGTTGAAAGCGACAGGGACTAGCGTGTTCCTCGCGAACGCGTTGAGCGAATCAATTGCACACCTAGGTATCTTCTTTATCATCGCCGTGATTGCAGTGTTTGTGGTGTTCTTAACTGAATTTGCCAGTAACACCGCGAGTGCAGCACTATTGATTCCAGTATTCGCAACAGTGGCAGAAGCCTTTGGGATGTCACCTGTTATTCTTTCGGTATTGATTGCAGTTGCAGCATCGTGCGCCTTTATGCTGCCAGTAGCGACCCCGCCGAACGCGATTGTGTTTGGTTCTGGCCATATTAAACAAGCAGAAATGATGCGGGTTGGTGTGGTGCTAAACGTTGTTTGTATCGCAGTGCTTACGGTTATAGCGATGCTATTTTGGGCTTAA
- a CDS encoding helix-turn-helix domain-containing protein, with protein MSYLLQEKTISEFSKLTGIHRNTLTRMANQTATRVELSVVEKYAVN; from the coding sequence GTGAGTTACTTGTTGCAAGAAAAAACTATTAGTGAATTCTCAAAGTTGACAGGGATTCATAGGAATACTCTTACACGCATGGCCAATCAAACGGCAACTCGTGTAGAGCTGAGTGTTGTTGAAAAATATGCTGTGAACTAG
- the speB gene encoding agmatinase — MNDLFTKTDYSLYSNSMSFMRRPYLRNPIGSDADVVVLGVPLDMATSGRPGARMGPDAIRRASVNLAWEGKKFPWDFNVFDRAKVIDAGDLVFDCGDAEDFTYRLEKAAGEILKNGKTLMALGGDHFITLPILRAYAKHHGEMALIHFDAHTDTYANGSAYDHGTMFYHAPKEGLISPKHSVQIGIRTEYEKQDHGFNVINAMEANDLSPAEIVEKVRAIVGDKPVYVTFDIDCLDPAFAPGTGTPVCGGLNSDKVLKILRGFAGMNVVGMDVVEVSPAYDHADMTALAGATIALELLYVWASKKSAE; from the coding sequence ATGAATGATTTGTTTACTAAAACTGATTATTCACTGTATTCAAACTCAATGAGTTTTATGCGTCGTCCATACCTACGCAACCCTATCGGCAGCGATGCTGACGTGGTTGTACTTGGTGTGCCACTAGACATGGCGACTTCTGGTCGTCCTGGCGCACGTATGGGCCCAGACGCGATTCGTCGCGCATCAGTAAACCTAGCTTGGGAAGGCAAAAAATTCCCATGGGATTTCAACGTATTTGATCGCGCTAAAGTGATTGATGCAGGTGATTTGGTCTTCGATTGTGGTGACGCAGAAGACTTCACATACCGTCTAGAAAAAGCGGCAGGTGAAATCCTAAAGAACGGTAAAACGCTAATGGCACTAGGTGGTGATCACTTTATCACGCTACCTATTCTACGTGCTTATGCGAAACACCACGGTGAAATGGCATTGATCCACTTCGATGCTCATACTGACACTTACGCAAACGGCAGTGCATACGACCACGGTACTATGTTCTACCATGCGCCTAAAGAAGGTCTAATTTCACCGAAGCACTCAGTGCAAATCGGTATTCGTACTGAATACGAGAAGCAAGATCACGGCTTCAACGTTATCAATGCGATGGAAGCAAACGACCTATCGCCAGCTGAAATCGTTGAGAAGGTACGTGCAATCGTGGGTGACAAGCCAGTTTACGTTACGTTTGATATCGACTGTCTTGATCCTGCATTTGCTCCAGGTACGGGTACACCTGTATGTGGCGGTTTGAACTCAGACAAAGTACTGAAGATCCTACGTGGCTTCGCAGGCATGAACGTTGTGGGCATGGATGTGGTAGAAGTATCACCAGCCTACGACCACGCAGATATGACTGCACTTGCTGGCGCAACTATCGCACTAGAACTGCTTTACGTATGGGCTTCTAAAAAGTCAGCTGAATAA
- a CDS encoding acyltransferase: MQTNKITSIELGRLVAIFLVVAMHCQMFLTYFLYQDTPWFGYIFNQSTRFAVPLFFLISGYLMQPKLMAAPMATVKSFCTPLLRVFIVWSVICALMPFNFHTVMTEGYLVERMGYWNYLGQAPLNTLLEGGLVHLWFIPALMIAALITALMVRFNQVRLLLPLAAVLYIYGVLAGSYQNITELWTPFFTRNGPFFSTLMFAIGFIIRQNSIQVSAAKAAVLALAGMAVHFIEAYMLMDYKQAFNTNDFVFSTMVWGTGVFLFLLAKPNLGNHAWVLNLSKSVLPIYVSHLPIIIVMMNVAGFMQLAGPAKDATVFTGTIVLTLLLVKGIEKTPLNRWLFR, translated from the coding sequence ATGCAAACAAATAAAATCACCAGTATCGAGCTAGGGCGACTGGTTGCGATCTTTCTTGTCGTCGCTATGCACTGCCAGATGTTCCTGACCTATTTCCTTTATCAAGACACGCCTTGGTTTGGCTACATTTTTAACCAATCGACTCGCTTTGCGGTGCCTCTGTTCTTCCTGATTTCTGGCTATCTAATGCAGCCTAAATTAATGGCTGCGCCAATGGCGACAGTAAAGAGCTTCTGCACACCACTTCTCAGAGTATTCATTGTTTGGAGCGTAATCTGCGCGTTAATGCCGTTTAATTTCCACACGGTGATGACCGAAGGTTATTTAGTCGAACGTATGGGGTATTGGAACTACCTTGGTCAAGCGCCACTTAATACGCTACTCGAAGGTGGCTTGGTGCATTTATGGTTTATTCCGGCATTAATGATCGCAGCATTGATCACTGCATTAATGGTACGTTTTAATCAAGTGCGTCTGCTACTGCCACTTGCCGCCGTTCTTTACATCTACGGCGTACTAGCTGGCAGCTACCAAAATATCACCGAACTATGGACTCCATTCTTTACTCGTAACGGCCCATTTTTCAGTACCTTGATGTTTGCTATCGGCTTCATTATTCGTCAAAACAGTATTCAGGTTAGCGCGGCTAAAGCCGCGGTACTGGCTTTGGCTGGTATGGCCGTGCACTTTATCGAAGCGTATATGTTGATGGACTACAAACAGGCATTTAACACCAATGACTTTGTATTCAGTACCATGGTCTGGGGAACAGGCGTATTTCTATTTTTGTTAGCCAAACCCAATCTAGGCAATCATGCTTGGGTATTGAATCTGTCTAAATCCGTATTGCCAATCTATGTATCACACTTGCCGATTATTATTGTCATGATGAACGTCGCGGGCTTTATGCAACTAGCAGGGCCTGCGAAAGATGCCACTGTCTTTACCGGTACCATCGTCTTAACCTTACTTCTGGTTAAAGGCATTGAAAAAACGCCTCTCAATCGCTGGCTATTCCGTTAA
- a CDS encoding MAPEG family protein produces the protein MITALYASLLAFLMLWLAIQVIKQRRKSRVAHADGGIEELQIARSAHGNAVDYIPIVLILMALIEYNGANPLLIHGLGIVFVVGRVVHAKAILGRDLKGRVLGMKLTFAVLFALAVFNLIYLPFERLW, from the coding sequence ATGATTACAGCACTCTACGCATCACTATTGGCTTTTCTGATGCTTTGGTTGGCGATACAAGTGATCAAACAGCGTCGTAAGAGCCGCGTAGCGCACGCTGATGGTGGGATTGAAGAGCTGCAGATTGCTCGCAGTGCTCATGGGAATGCGGTAGATTACATTCCTATCGTATTAATACTGATGGCGTTAATTGAATACAATGGTGCAAATCCGCTGTTAATTCATGGCTTAGGTATCGTATTTGTCGTTGGCCGTGTGGTGCATGCGAAGGCGATTTTAGGACGTGATTTAAAAGGGCGAGTATTGGGTATGAAGCTCACCTTCGCGGTGTTGTTCGCGTTGGCAGTATTTAATCTAATTTACTTGCCTTTTGAACGCTTATGGTAA
- the speA gene encoding arginine decarboxylase, with protein MEKTSKLDRVRADYNVHYWSQGFYGIDNQGEVYVSPTLDKTHQIPLSNIVTQLEQKELNLPVLVRFPQILHQRVHSICDAFNQAIDEYQYPNKYLLVYPIKVNQQKEVVDEILASQASLETKQLGLEAGSKPELLAVLGLAQKASSVIVCNGYKDREYIRLALIGEKLGHKVFIVLEKLSELDLVLKEAKSLGVKPRLGIRIRLASQGAGKWQASGGEKSKFGLSASQVLTVIERLKQENQLDAMQLVHFHLGSQMANIRDIRNGVNESARFYCELREMGAQIAFFDIGGGLAVDYDGTRSQSSNSMNYGLIEYARNIVHTVSDVCDDYGQPKPVIISESGRSLTAHHAVLITNVIGTETYQPEMVETLEADAPTLLQNMWRNWQNLQDGSDARALIEIYNDTQADLAEVHSQFATGVLNLPQRAWAEQMSLRIYFELSRAMSTKNRFHRPILDELNERLADKFFVNFSLFQSLPDAWGIDQVFPVLPLSGLDELEDRRAVMLDITCDSDGAVEQYVEGQGIETTLPVPAWNTDKPYLMGFFLVGAYQEILGDMHNLFGDTHSAVVTVSDQGEAVIERIDVGDSVEDMLRYVHIDVEQIREHYRQLVTQRVDQQEQQQVLQELEQGLCGYTYLEDF; from the coding sequence CTAGAACAGAAAGAGTTAAATCTGCCTGTACTGGTTCGCTTTCCTCAAATTTTGCATCAACGTGTGCATTCAATTTGTGACGCCTTTAACCAAGCGATCGATGAGTATCAATATCCAAATAAATACCTGTTGGTCTACCCAATCAAAGTAAACCAACAGAAAGAAGTGGTCGATGAGATTCTCGCCAGCCAAGCTAGCTTAGAAACTAAGCAACTTGGACTAGAAGCGGGCAGTAAACCAGAGTTACTTGCGGTACTTGGCTTGGCACAAAAAGCCAGCTCAGTGATCGTATGTAACGGTTACAAAGACCGTGAATATATTCGTCTAGCATTGATCGGTGAAAAACTGGGTCATAAAGTTTTCATCGTGTTGGAAAAGCTATCTGAACTTGACCTAGTACTAAAAGAAGCGAAAAGCCTAGGGGTAAAACCTCGTTTAGGTATTCGTATTCGCCTCGCCTCACAAGGTGCGGGTAAATGGCAAGCCAGTGGCGGCGAAAAATCTAAATTTGGTCTGTCAGCGTCTCAAGTTTTGACCGTAATCGAGCGCCTAAAACAAGAAAACCAGCTTGATGCAATGCAACTGGTGCACTTCCACCTTGGCTCACAAATGGCAAACATTCGTGATATCCGTAACGGTGTGAATGAGTCAGCGCGTTTCTACTGTGAACTACGTGAAATGGGTGCACAGATTGCCTTCTTTGATATCGGTGGCGGTCTTGCGGTTGATTACGATGGTACTCGTAGCCAATCTTCAAACTCAATGAACTACGGCCTGATTGAATACGCTCGCAATATCGTGCATACCGTCAGCGATGTATGTGACGACTACGGCCAACCAAAGCCAGTAATTATCTCTGAATCTGGTCGTTCTTTGACGGCGCATCACGCAGTACTGATCACCAACGTAATCGGCACTGAAACCTACCAACCAGAAATGGTTGAAACGCTTGAAGCGGATGCCCCTACGCTACTACAAAACATGTGGCGTAACTGGCAGAACTTGCAAGATGGTAGTGATGCTCGTGCGCTGATTGAGATCTACAACGATACTCAAGCAGACCTTGCAGAGGTGCACTCACAATTTGCAACTGGCGTGCTTAACTTGCCACAACGTGCTTGGGCTGAGCAGATGTCTTTACGCATCTACTTTGAACTAAGCCGTGCAATGAGCACCAAAAACCGTTTCCATCGCCCAATTTTGGATGAACTGAACGAGCGCTTGGCAGACAAGTTCTTTGTCAACTTCTCACTATTCCAATCTTTGCCTGATGCATGGGGTATCGATCAAGTATTCCCTGTATTGCCACTATCAGGCTTAGATGAGCTAGAAGATCGCCGCGCAGTCATGCTGGATATCACTTGTGACTCAGACGGTGCGGTTGAGCAATACGTAGAAGGTCAAGGTATCGAAACGACGTTGCCTGTTCCTGCGTGGAATACGGATAAGCCGTACCTAATGGGCTTCTTCCTCGTGGGTGCGTACCAAGAGATCCTTGGTGACATGCACAACCTGTTTGGTGATACCCACAGCGCAGTCGTGACAGTAAGCGATCAAGGCGAAGCGGTTATCGAGCGAATTGACGTTGGTGATTCAGTCGAAGACATGTTGCGTTACGTACACATTGACGTAGAGCAAATTCGAGAGCATTATCGCCAGCTCGTTACCCAACGAGTCGACCAACAAGAACAACAACAGGTACTGCAAGAGCTAGAACAAGGTCTATGCGGTTATACCTACTTAGAGGATTTCTAA
- a CDS encoding DNA mismatch repair protein has translation MVTTKLAWPPSWLLVLIGLVLNVLALLMSSIVLERLGQSKASLLEQQQENLYSIQLTWNRVETLERKKEWTILYLQREQEDASTPILDTAFQAQLRAWLSVPIPDLSATNLGSILDLIESAQQSQRDQIDTFYLSNLSLSEQVMALDSQIAWYRNIGLFLQVFGLALILARDLARK, from the coding sequence ATGGTAACGACTAAGTTGGCTTGGCCGCCGTCTTGGTTGTTGGTGCTCATCGGGCTTGTGCTCAATGTGTTGGCACTATTGATGTCGAGTATCGTGCTAGAAAGGTTAGGGCAAAGCAAAGCGAGTTTGCTAGAGCAGCAGCAAGAGAACCTTTATTCGATTCAGCTGACGTGGAACCGCGTAGAAACCTTAGAGCGTAAAAAAGAGTGGACGATTTTATATCTTCAGCGCGAGCAGGAAGACGCTTCTACCCCGATACTTGATACCGCATTTCAAGCTCAGTTACGAGCTTGGTTATCTGTACCCATTCCTGATCTCTCAGCCACTAATCTGGGCTCAATTCTCGACCTAATAGAGTCGGCGCAGCAAAGTCAGCGTGACCAAATTGATACGTTTTATCTCTCTAATCTTTCTTTAAGCGAACAAGTGATGGCACTCGATAGTCAGATCGCTTGGTATCGTAATATTGGGTTATTTCTGCAAGTGTTTGGTTTAGCGTTGATTTTGGCGCGAGATCTCGCGAGAAAATAA